The Sesamum indicum cultivar Zhongzhi No. 13 linkage group LG1, S_indicum_v1.0, whole genome shotgun sequence genome includes a window with the following:
- the LOC105165371 gene encoding ubiquitin receptor RAD23b isoform X1, producing the protein MKLTVKTLKGSHFQISVHPNDTIMAVKKSIEDVQGKDNYPCGQQLLIHNGKVLKDESTLAENKVSEDGFLVVMLSKSKSSGASGSTSSQAAPACNATPAAEARPSVPAAKSTGSASVAPTASDPLDPYRDAASNLVASNNLEQTIQQLIDMGGGSWDKETVTRALRAAYNNPERAVDYLYSGIPDSTEVAVPLAQPAVDSVAATGPPASGAPNSSPLNLFPQETVSGAAGAGLGSLDFLRNNQQFQALRSLVQANPQILQPMLQELGKQNPSLLRLIQENHQEFLQLINEPVDGSEGDIFDQAEQEMPHAVSVTPAEQEAIERMEAMGFDRALVIEAFLACDRNEELAVNYLLENAGDFED; encoded by the exons ATGAAGCTCACCGTGAAGACTCTCAAAGGCAGCCACTTCCAAATTAGCGTCCACCCCAACGACACC ATAATGGCTGTTAAGAAAAGCATTGAAGATGTACAAGGCAAAGATAACTATCCATGTGGTCAGCAATTATTGATTCATAATGGGAAAGTATTGAAAGACGAAAGTACCTTGGCTGAAAACAAGGTCTCTGAGGATGGGTTTCTTGTTGTCATGCTAAGCAAG AGTAAAAGTTCGGGCGCAAGTGGGTCGACATCTTCCCAG GCTGCACCAGCTTGCAACGCTACCCCTGCAGCTGAAGCTCGACCATCTGTACC GGCTGCTAAGAGCACTGGATCAGCTTCTGTTGCTCCAACAGCAAG TGACCCTTTGGATCCTTATAGAGATGCTGCTTCCAATTTAGTTGCTAGTAATAATCTTGAGCAGACAATTCAACAACTAATTGATATGGGTGGTGGTAGTTGGGACAAAGAGACAGTAACACGTGCACTTCGGGCTGCGTATAATAATCCAGAACGAGCAGTGGATTACTTGTATTCA GGAATCCCTGATAGCACTGAAGTTGCAGTTCCATTGGCCCAACCTGCAGTTGATTCTGTTGCCGCAACTGGTCCACCTGCTTCAGGAGCACCCAATTCATCTCCTTTGAATTTGTTTCCTCAG GAGACCGTTTCTGGTGCTGCGGGTGCTGGTCTTGGATCCCTTGATTTCCTCAGGAACAACCAACAG TTTCAAGCGTTGCGTTCATTGGTTCAAGCTAATCCACAGATTCTACAG CCCATGCTTCAGGAGCTTGGAAAGCAAAATCCTTCACTCCTTAGACTCATACAAGAAAACCATCAGGAGTTCCTCCAGTTAATCAACGAACCTGTTGATGGTTCTGAAGG GGATATATTTGATCAGGCTGAGCAGGAGATGCCCCATGCTGTTAGTGTCACACCAGCAGAGCAGGAGGCCATTGAAAGA ATGGAGGCCATGGGTTTTGACAGAGCTCTTGTCATTGAGGCCTTTTTAGCTTGTGACCGGAACGAGGAATTGGCAGTGAACTACCTTTTGGAGAATGCTGGAGATTTTGAGGATTGA
- the LOC105165371 gene encoding ubiquitin receptor RAD23b isoform X2: MKLTVKTLKGSHFQISVHPNDTIMAVKKSIEDVQGKDNYPCGQQLLIHNGKVLKDESTLAENKVSEDGFLVVMLSKSKSSGASGSTSSQAAPACNATPAAEARPSVPAAKSTGSASVAPTASDPLDPYRDAASNLVASNNLEQTIQQLIDMGGGSWDKETVTRALRAAYNNPERAVDYLYSGIPDSTEVAVPLAQPAVDSVAATGPPASGAPNSSPLNLFPQETVSGAAGAGLGSLDFLRNNQQFQALRSLVQANPQILQPMLQELGKQNPSLLRLIQENHQEFLQLINEPVDGSEGLSRRCPMLLVSHQQSRRPLKEWRPWVLTELLSLRPF, encoded by the exons ATGAAGCTCACCGTGAAGACTCTCAAAGGCAGCCACTTCCAAATTAGCGTCCACCCCAACGACACC ATAATGGCTGTTAAGAAAAGCATTGAAGATGTACAAGGCAAAGATAACTATCCATGTGGTCAGCAATTATTGATTCATAATGGGAAAGTATTGAAAGACGAAAGTACCTTGGCTGAAAACAAGGTCTCTGAGGATGGGTTTCTTGTTGTCATGCTAAGCAAG AGTAAAAGTTCGGGCGCAAGTGGGTCGACATCTTCCCAG GCTGCACCAGCTTGCAACGCTACCCCTGCAGCTGAAGCTCGACCATCTGTACC GGCTGCTAAGAGCACTGGATCAGCTTCTGTTGCTCCAACAGCAAG TGACCCTTTGGATCCTTATAGAGATGCTGCTTCCAATTTAGTTGCTAGTAATAATCTTGAGCAGACAATTCAACAACTAATTGATATGGGTGGTGGTAGTTGGGACAAAGAGACAGTAACACGTGCACTTCGGGCTGCGTATAATAATCCAGAACGAGCAGTGGATTACTTGTATTCA GGAATCCCTGATAGCACTGAAGTTGCAGTTCCATTGGCCCAACCTGCAGTTGATTCTGTTGCCGCAACTGGTCCACCTGCTTCAGGAGCACCCAATTCATCTCCTTTGAATTTGTTTCCTCAG GAGACCGTTTCTGGTGCTGCGGGTGCTGGTCTTGGATCCCTTGATTTCCTCAGGAACAACCAACAG TTTCAAGCGTTGCGTTCATTGGTTCAAGCTAATCCACAGATTCTACAG CCCATGCTTCAGGAGCTTGGAAAGCAAAATCCTTCACTCCTTAGACTCATACAAGAAAACCATCAGGAGTTCCTCCAGTTAATCAACGAACCTGTTGATGGTTCTGAAGG GCTGAGCAGGAGATGCCCCATGCTGTTAGTGTCACACCAGCAGAGCAGGAGGCCATTGAAAGA ATGGAGGCCATGGGTTTTGACAGAGCTCTTGTCATTGAGGCCTTTTTAG